The following are encoded together in the Ovis aries strain OAR_USU_Benz2616 breed Rambouillet chromosome 15, ARS-UI_Ramb_v3.0, whole genome shotgun sequence genome:
- the LOC101113268 gene encoding olfactory receptor 2D3 produces MGEDNHTFVADFIFLGLSQDSQIQILLFILFLIIYLLTVLGNLLIIILIFMDSRFHTPMYFFLRNLSFADLCFSTSIVPQVLVHFLVKNKTISFVGCMTQVIVFLLVGCTECALLAVMSYDRYVAVCKPLHYSTIMTPQVCLRLAIGSWASGAVVSLVDTTFTFQLPYQGQNIINHYFCEPPALLKLASADTYRTEMAIFAMGVVILLAPVSLILVSYWNIISTVIQMQAGEGRLKAFSTCGSHLIVVVLFYGSGIFTYMRPNSKTIKERDKMISVFYTVVTLMLNPIIYSLRNKDVKGALRKLAGRKSFSQRQ; encoded by the coding sequence ATGGGAGAAGATAACCACACTTTTGTGGCAGACTTTATCTTCCTTGGCCTTTCACAGGACTCACAGATCCAGATCCTGctgttcattctttttctcaTCATTTATCTGTTAACTGTGCTTGGAAACCTGCTTATCATCATTCTCATCTTCATGGATTCTCGATttcacacccccatgtactttttTCTTAGAAACCTCTCTTTTGCAGATCTCTGTTTCTCTACTAGCATTGTCCCTCAAGTGTTGGTCCACTTCCTGGTGAAGAATAAAACTATTTCTTTTGTGGGGTGTATGACACAGGTCATTGTCTTCCTTCTGGTTGGGTGCACAGAATGTGCACTTCTGGCAGTGATGTCCTATGACCGGTATGTGGCGGTCTGCAAGCCCCTGCACTACTCCACCATCATGACCCCACAAGTGTGTCTCCGGTTGGCCATAGGGTCCTGGGCCAGTGGTGCAGTAGTGTCTCTGGTAGACACCACCTTTACTTTCCAACTTCCTTATCAAGGACAGAACATCATCAATCACTACTTTTGTGAACCCCCTGCCCTCCTGAAGCTGGCTTCAGCAGATACTTACAGAACAGAAATGGCCATTTTTGCAATGGGTGTGGTCATCCTCCTAGCTCCTGTCTCCCTGATCCTGGTCTCCTACTGGAATATCATCTCCACTGTGATCCAGatgcaggctggggaggggcggCTCAAGGCTTTTTCTACCTGTGGCTCCCACCTCATTGTTGTTGTCCTCTTCTATGGATCAGGAATATTCACCTACATGCGGCCAAATTCCAAGACCATAAAAGAGCGGGATAAAATGATATCTGTGTTCTATACGGTGGTGACTCTAATGTTGAATCCCATAATTTATAGCCTGAGAAACAAGGATGTCAAAGGAGCTCTCAGGAAACTGGCTGGAAGAAAGTCCTTTTCTCAGAGACAGTGA